The DNA region ATGATTTCAAATCTTAACTATAGCGTATTGTAATACATTTTCATCTAAAGAGATTAAAGATTTGAAAAGTTGATTGCCGGGCATGACCACATTCAAGTTTAGTTGAGATTAATTAAAACCAAAGTCTAATTACATCTGAACTATCAAGATATATATAGAGAAGTGTTACTCCTGAGGGAGGGCCCACATGGCAGGTATCAATCAGACAATCAATCTTCGTTTTTTTGTTTCTCTCTTCCTCCctcgtttttttttaattaccacCTATTAATGCACCATCATCATATTTAGTATCGGTCCCTTTCTTCCGTCCCTTCTCAGTTTCCCTTCCTCCTCCTTTCCTACTTTATAATTCACCCCATACAACAGCAGCATTCATTATTCAACCACACTCAATCGATCCACCACCGCCATGGACTACTCCTCTTATCCTCCTCTCCTCCACCGCCCCTCTCCCTCCTCCAAGAAGAAGCTCCTCCGGTGTCTCTCCGTCGCCGGAGCCTCCGCCGTGCTCCTCCTCTGCCTCCTCTCCTCCCGAAACACCAATGGCGTCGAGCCGGGGAAAGCTCAAAACCTCCCGGTCTCCCGTGGCCCCGCTGCCGGCGTCTCGGAGAAGTCCACCGGCTCGAGGCTGTTCTCCGAGTCGTCGTATCCGTGGACCAACAACATGTTCCTCTGGCAACGCACCTCCTTCCATTTCCAACCAGAGAAGAATTGGATGAATGGtctccctctctccctctctttctttctttctttctttctttcctctgtTTTCTTTTTTCGCTGACGGTGAATCGTTGTGCATGTGCTGCGTGCGATATGAAATGCTCGACTCAGATCCTAACGGTGAGTTAGAACAGTGTAGTGTTTGAAAATGCTAGATTCGTCCGGTTTAAATAGTAATTCCTCGAtcgtgattttgaaattaaagtaaaATCTTACAGCGCCTGTTTACTACGAGGGATGGTATCACCTGTTCTACCAGTACAACCCCGACTCCGCCGTGTGGGGGAACATAACGTGGGGGCACGCTGTCTCCCACGACCTCGTCCACTGGCTCTACTTGCCCGTCACCATGGTTCCCGATCGCTGGTACGACGCCAATGGCGTGTGGACCGGGTCCGCCACACTCCTCCCCGACGGCCGCCTCGCCGTGCTCTACACCGGCTCGACCGCCGAGTCGGTCCAAGTCCAGAACCTCGCTTTCCCGGCGGACCCCACCGACCCGCTCTTGCTGTCGTGGGCCAAGCATGGGGAGAACCCGGTTCTCGTCCCGCCGCCGGAGGTCCAGGCGAAGGACTTCCGGGACCCCACCACCGCCTGGTTCGTGGGAGACGCGTGGCACGTCGCCATTGGATCCAAGAATGACACGCGGCGGCACGCGGGGATCGTGCTGGTCTACCGGACGGTTGACTTCTTAAAGTACGAGCTGCTCCCCGGCGCGCTGCACGAGGTGGCGGGCACGGGGATGTGGGAGTGCGTGGACTTCTACCCGGTGGCGACGGAATCGGCGACGGGGCTGGACACGTCGGCGCCGGCAGGTCCCGACGTGAAGCACGTGCTCAAGGCCAGCCTGGACGACGACAAGCACGACTACTACGCGATCGGGAGGTACGACGCGTCGCGAAACTCATGGGAGCCAGATGAGCCGGCGGCCGACGTCGGTATCGGGCTGCGGTACGACTACGGCAAGTTCTACGCGTCGAAGACATTCTTCGACCCGGCGAAGCGGCGGCGAGTCCTGTGGGGTTGGGTCGGTGAGACCGACAGCGAGCGGGCCGACGTGGCCAAGGGCTGGGCGTCCCTCCAGGTGCCAATTTTGTCCCCTTCTGGTCGATTTTATGGACGATTCCTCAATTTGCTTGAATCCGCAGGCCATTCCAAGAACCGTAGTGTTCGACCAGAAGACCGGCAGCAACCTCCTCCAGTGGCCGGTGGAGGAGGTCGAGAGGCTGAGGATCGCCGGAAAAGAGTTCGCCAACGTCACCCTCGCCGCCGGCTCCGTCGTGCCCTTGGACGTCGGAGCAGCCACTTTGGACATCGTCGCGGAGTTCACGGTGAACAAATCTGCACTGGCCGATGTCGGATACAACTGCAGCACGAGCGGTGGAGCCGCCGGCCGGGGCGCGCTCGGCCCGTTCGGTTTGCTCGTGCTGGCCGACCGGGACCGTCTGGAGCAGACCGCGGTGTATTTCTACGTTGGGAGGAGAACCGACGGCGGCATCACCACCCATTTCTGCCAAGATGAGCTCAGGCATgaactatatatataattaaactgTTAATGAATTTAAATGGATTTCATGGGTGTAAATTACCTTCGTTTAGGTCGTCGTTGGCCGGTGATCTGGCGAAGAGAGTGTACGGAAGCTTGGTTCCGGTGCTTGATGGTGAAACCTTATCGCTAAGGATAATGGTACTGAGAGATCTAgctaactaaactaattacaGTGGAAAACTTTATCAAAAATTGTTTCAAGTAATTAAGAGGATGGATGATAAATTTTGACAGGTGGATCATTCGATCGTGGAGAGCTTTGCGCAAGGAGGGCGGAGGTGCATCACATCGAGGGTGTACCCGACGAGGGCCATCTACGGGCAGACGCAGATCTTCCTCTTCAACAATGCCACCGCCGGGGACGTCACCTGCAAGTCAGTCAAGGTCTGGCAGATGGACTCCGCCTCCATCAGGCCGTTCAACGACGGAGATCACTCGACGGCCACCAAGCTCCGCTCCATCTTCACCTAGAATTAAAGAGAGTGAACAAAAGATAATTACATAATTTGGTCAAGCAAGGTGTATTTATTCATTCTTAAATTTCTATTAAGGGATGTAAAATGTAATTAATGGTATTGTGAAGATAATTTGAGATACTTAACTACCAATATGTCATTTCATATTTTCTACCTTTCAATGTGAAAAACCTGTCGAACAATACAAGCATATTAGCAACCATTTAATAGTTGAATTGTAGTTAGGGCAAATACCTAGACCCGTcctttataattaaaaatttcctagtTCAGATATTCTTATTTGAAATGGTTAAATCAAACCGCCTCACCCACCATACGATAAAAACTCTTTTTGAGCATCAAAATATTTCGCTGAATAGCTTATAAATGATATTCATACTAAACTTGGCAAAGTTTGATTGGAGGTGGTTCCAATAAATTCAAAAGGAGGAAAAACTATAAATGTTATTCATGCTAAACTTGGCCAAAATTGATTCTAGGCGGTACCAATAAATTCAAAGATTAGAAAAACGGCCACAGATGCAAGAAATTGACCAATTTTCAATCTATTAATCTCATTCACTAAAAGTGAATCAAAAGTATGATAGAACATTTTGCGTTAAAATTAACCTATGTAAAAGTGTATTGGTTAattataacaatttcaattgttatAAATGTTGGACCCGGTATCTCTCGGAGTGCGCAAATTGAtattgatcgtcgaggctagtgttcgacactatctccgtaaatgatattgctccgctacggtgctaacAGATAgtagcaattcgttcccaagatacaacgacgaacgtctcggaatcgtagcactccgaattccgacaccagcgaaccttctcgtaggctatTTGGACTCtttatgcacaagatgagatgaatgctcaagAGAGAGTAGAATAGATGAATTCGATGATTCGAATGAATTTTCcagcatctggagggttctatttataccaaatgaagaggttgaatgccttttgggtgagtggatgtgttctttgggctggatcgatctggatcgtccattctgaagagttataacctttcacatatcccactttaatctcatccatcagatctgaagagttgtgaccctcaaatctcgcctattgtcatcagccatcggatctgaatCTACTGATCCATTCGATCTAATGCTTCaaatcaagtctcatcccaagtggTCAGATCATGACTCTTCGCGATCCAACGCTCCAGATCGCATCACCGGCGATCCATCACACCTCTTTGATCAACAGTAGCCATCCGTTTGCCCCAATCAACAGTCCAGTCATCTCTTCTTGGCCACGTGGATGCCACATAGGCATTGCCATGTCAGATACGAgtctgacacgtcacccgagtgccacgtaagcactgcaatgtcatttggagcataaatttaagctcctcaatgctcctcgcgacgatgcgtaCGTGGCGGACCTGAGAAGAGAGCACCTGGTCTTTTTCTGaattaactccattaacacagcatcattaataagcaaagaatgcacatcgaaaatttccgatgtgggactattctcccatgcatttccttatatattattaatgagtaattaatgtttatttgggccgactttaaacaattaatttctcattcacctttaatcgattttgagcaaattaatagtctaaatttatctacgcgaaacgtagatttcaattttgaagtcaattatgacTTCTATCTATTGATGGCATTCCGATTTTTCCACAAAACCGATATTGGTCCATTTAGGTTCTAATATCCAACAATAAATTATAGATATTGCTTAAACATtgcaatttaaaaatttaaaatcggATCTAATAATTCtttccaaaataattttttctaacAACATTGCAAATAGATATAGTAACAGCTAGGGTATCATAACTTCTACAATGTGACTACCGctttgtagcagctacgattccgtagctgctacaatattctAGTCTAAGAGCATTGTAGTAGCTACGGTtttgtaactgctacaacacTGTATAAACTCTAAAACTGTAGCATTTAGATGGAGTAAGAAGATGTTTAGAGCATATATATAGGGGAACACACTGCAAATGAACGACAACAAACAGGCTCGTCGAGGCTATGCAACACCAAGGGAGTTGATTGGCAAAGACGTTGATCAACGACTCTAGGAGGTGAGAATGCATTGAGGAAAATGAGGGAGTTATTCAAAAATGTTTAGATTTTTAAGAGGGTGAGGGAGACGAAggatttagggtttttttttaattctaacatGACGCTATTACAGTAGAAAAAAATGATGGAGTACTGCTACAAAGAGTCACGTACAGTCGCACAACGAGAGTTGAGTAACATATCATTCCTGTATCAAGATGgcaaaaagacgaatacgcttgTCCCCAGCGCCCCTGTCAATCCGtcccaggaccaacacggaggaggtaaattattcCTATATCAAGCTACTTGGCAAAATGATCCGATATGACTACACAAGGATATTTCAATACAATAGGTGGAAAGAGCAAAGAGGCTTGGATTGGATATTTTAGAATAAGACTAAATTTGGAattcttcattagagagggatcAGTGTTGGCACTCAATGTTGGCATTTGATATTTTCATTAACATATTGTTAGAAGCTTGATAAATTGCTACTCACAATATCCTCGTAGGGTGGCCCAGCATGGAATCATAATGCAAGTTTCATCACTGTTGTTATCCTTCTCGACTTATCAACAAGATCAGGGTAAAATATGTGGAACTTGTATCTCTTGACAATATTAGGAGGATCGTCGTGATCATAATGAGTTGGATTGTATTTGTTCCGCTCAGATCCATTAAAAACACAATTCGAATACTTCGGTTTTCGCGACAGGTATTTGTCATGCCGCCAATAcacctgaaaaaaaataaaaacccaATAGCAAAAAATAAGTCCTTTAAAACTTTCACTTGTTAGATCCCTTTTTTTTCAATCCATAAGCAATGTTCTTCAAAATGATCCATAGATGACGCTTCTAAAACAAAATGTATTTCACATAAAGTGGTTATTGATGAAATAAAAGTCACAGCACAATAGAACATGTAGTTTCACACGAAGAAAAGAGAGTAAACTAATACCAATGAATCCAGAGTTACTTCAGAGTCAGCACCGAAAACTGCATCACCTTCTTCCATAGGTCCCATCGCTCTCGTGACTTCAAGTTCCACAATGTCTTCGGGTGTGCTCGACATCTCTGCAGTATTGCTTCCTGAGTCCTCATTCGCTGCTCCATTGCTACAACTTTGCGTTTCCGCTCCTGCAAGAGATGAGATACTAAATTAAGCATACTCTGAAAAGCCTCCCAATTCAGAAAGTAATGCAACAAGGAGAGAGTCAAATAAATTGGTTGTCAGAATAAGCAAAAATCCATCACTGATCCCAATTGACTGGTTGATATGTGCAATTCGTCCTTCCAAATCAGCCAAACCAAACACGAATTAATCAAAAAGCCGGGAGTGCCCAACTCAATACGATTGAACATGGAATATCAAGAATAAAAACAAAAAGTTGAGAAGAATTCTAGGCTTGTTCCATGGCATGTACAGTACAAGTTGCCCAACAGCAGGAGAGGCACATTACCAGTTTAGCCCAGTCTTCTTCAAGATCAGTTGCATCATTGTCTTCATCACCTTGCAAGAGTCAAGGTGAGAATGAACCTGCTTCTTCGGGTTCATCAGCTTCCTCGATTACATTCTCACGAGAATAATGCTTGTAAtctagaaaataataataataataacttacaGCATAAGTATAGGACTCAAACAAGTTCAGATAACTAAGTTAATTAAATTCCCAAGTTATTTACCCTCTGGATCCTGCAACTCTTCCTCTTCTGCTTTTGCATCTTCATGTTCTTGTAGATGCTTTTGGAGAAGTGAGGCATGGATTTCTCTAAGAGTAGCCTGCATATAGCGTTTGAGCTATAATGCCAAGAATTAAAAGAGCTAATTTCATCTTAATAGAAACAATAGATCGAGAGAAAAACTTTAAAATGCACAGTATAGGTTTAGATTGcataaatcctaaaattttaattttaaataatataaccAGATGCATAATGGAAGACATATGTTTTATTTAAATGTGTGTTTGCCACATTCTTTACCATTGAAATGAAAAGTAATGAGACAAAGGCACATCTGTCATGGTCCCAATTATCCTTTGCTATTCGAGGACACCTATCCCTACTTTAAAAAAATAAGGCCAAATATTAGAGCAAAAGGATGATATCGTTCACTCCAAGCGATTCAGTATCGTTGGTTCCATGATAAGATACATGCAGGTAAATTACGGGGGATATTTTGTCTTAGCGCAGTGGGCCTTTGCATGGGGGAGATCAGA from Zingiber officinale cultivar Zhangliang chromosome 4B, Zo_v1.1, whole genome shotgun sequence includes:
- the LOC121976481 gene encoding beta-fructofuranosidase 1-like, with product MDYSSYPPLLHRPSPSSKKKLLRCLSVAGASAVLLLCLLSSRNTNGVEPGKAQNLPVSRGPAAGVSEKSTGSRLFSESSYPWTNNMFLWQRTSFHFQPEKNWMNDPNAPVYYEGWYHLFYQYNPDSAVWGNITWGHAVSHDLVHWLYLPVTMVPDRWYDANGVWTGSATLLPDGRLAVLYTGSTAESVQVQNLAFPADPTDPLLLSWAKHGENPVLVPPPEVQAKDFRDPTTAWFVGDAWHVAIGSKNDTRRHAGIVLVYRTVDFLKYELLPGALHEVAGTGMWECVDFYPVATESATGLDTSAPAGPDVKHVLKASLDDDKHDYYAIGRYDASRNSWEPDEPAADVGIGLRYDYGKFYASKTFFDPAKRRRVLWGWVGETDSERADVAKGWASLQAIPRTVVFDQKTGSNLLQWPVEEVERLRIAGKEFANVTLAAGSVVPLDVGAATLDIVAEFTVNKSALADVGYNCSTSGGAAGRGALGPFGLLVLADRDRLEQTAVYFYVGRRTDGGITTHFCQDELRSSLAGDLAKRVYGSLVPVLDGETLSLRIMVDHSIVESFAQGGRRCITSRVYPTRAIYGQTQIFLFNNATAGDVTCKSVKVWQMDSASIRPFNDGDHSTATKLRSIFT